GTTTAAACTGCCAGTTTCAGCTAATGTAAATTTTGTTGGAGGAAGAGTCCCTAAATTTATGGAAAATTGGATTTTAAATAATTTTAGACCGCGTCCTGTATTCGACCACAATATATGTGTTTCTTGTGGTATATGTGCCCAGAATTGTCCACCAAAGGCTATTGATATGTCAAAAGGGAAACCAGAAGTGGATTTGAAACGTTGCATCAGATGCTTTTGTTGTCATGAACTATGCCCTAAAAAAGCAATAGACATAAAGAAGCATGTAATACATGAGAGAATATTTAATAGGAAGTAAATTTGATCACTCCACGCATCTTATTTTATTAATATTGTAAATTAGATTTATATTTTAGCATTTACAGTATTAACTTAGTTATATAATGTAATATTTTGCATAGATCGTTTGAGAGAAAAGGAAGGGATTTGATTGTAATATGATGAAAAGGAATATTTTGATTTTAGTTTTAGTTATAATTGTCATTAGTTTTTTGATTTTATACAGAATCTATTCAAGTAAAGACAATAATCAAGTTTTAAAAAATGAAAAATACACGAAATTATTTAACAATGCATTGACATCAGACGGAGCTCATTCTGAAGGCTTTTTTTCAGAATTAAGTGATCTTTTTTTAAAAGAGCCTGAATATTTTATAGAACAGCTATCAACATTAAATGATGAGGATAGGAAAAGTATTTCATTTCACGTCGCTTATATTATGTGCATTAATGAACCAGAATTAAATAATGAATTTAAAGATGTTCTATATGGTGTTAAGCATAGAGAAAAAGATTTAAAATTTAATGTTATATTAGATGATTTAATTAAAGAATATGAAAAAATTAAAAATGATATTGAAAATCAAAACAATGATTAAAATATTAAATGAATACTATTACAATGTATGGAAAAGGTTAGTATAGTAAAATGTGATAGCTATAATTATCAGTTGGTAGAAAGAAAAGTATTTATAAAAAAAGGAGGTAATATTTTGTCTAATGAAAAAGAAAAACACACTGATGATATTGAAATGGTGGTTTTAAAAACTACTAATAATAGTCTAGAACTAAACTTTATAAAAAACCTATTAGAAGAAAATAGCATTCCATATATATTAAAAGATTATGGCGCAGGAGGGTACATGAGAATAGCTACGGGTTCTTCCCTTTGTGGAACTGATATATTAGTGGAAAAATTAACATTTGAAAAAGCAAAAGAAATTTTGGATAATTTTATGTATAATGAATGAGAGGAAAGCATAGGAGCAGGATTTGGAATTCTAAAAATAATGTTTAAGGGGGAATTCATATGTTTAAAAGGTTACTATCAGTTGTTTTAGCTATTTGTTTGGTGTTAGGTATGTCTACTATCACACTAGGTGCATCTCAGTTTAAACCATGTACTATGGTCAATGGTACAATAATTTCTTTAGAAGATGAAGCGTATTTAAGTGAAGAAGGACTAATAATGTGTCCATTACGTGAGATTGCTGAAAAAATGGAGTATTTAGTTACTTGGAATGGTAAAGATA
This window of the Sporanaerobacter acetigenes DSM 13106 genome carries:
- a CDS encoding putative signal transducing protein, encoding MEKVSIVKCDSYNYQLVERKVFIKKGGNILSNEKEKHTDDIEMVVLKTTNNSLELNFIKNLLEENSIPYILKDYGAGGYMRIATGSSLCGTDILVEKLTFEKAKEILDNFMYNE